The Chelonia mydas isolate rCheMyd1 chromosome 20, rCheMyd1.pri.v2, whole genome shotgun sequence genome includes the window CCTTGAAGTTCATCCCAGCCCCCCTGGGACGCCCCCGCAGGGCTCTGGGGAGAGTGGGAAGCAAGGGGGCTGTGTGCAGCACCAGGCTCCTGTACTTTCCTGGACGCCAGGTCTCATCTTGTCTCTGCCCCAAGGGGGTGCCGCACCCACTGCTCAGGCCCccagggatctggcctgtcctccccctcccgctGGGGCTGGACTTTGCCCCGGGACTCCCACGGCTGGGAGCGTGACTCATTTGCTGCCCGGGGCatcagccaggggctgagcatcCAGCCAGATGCAGCTCACTGCTTGCTCACCCAGGTAGAGCCAGGAACTGGGTGTCACTGTGGCCCTGCTGCAGGTGACGTGGctctggagggagagggctgctcgTCAAAGGCCCCTGGATCCCCACAGTAGGGACTAGTGGTTAGCAAgaggctaggagccaggactcctgggttctgctcctagCTCTGTCGGTCTGCCCACAAgctggggcaagtccctgccCACCTTAGCAACCCTGTCTGGGGAAGGAGATGGCACTTCTGGGGCCAAATCATTAGTTGTAccaggtgtgtgtggtgggggggaggggggtgttttcAACCCGATGTTTCACAGACACCACAGCAGGCCCTGCCACACGGCTGAGCCATTCTAGTCTCCATAATAAATAAGCTTTTTAATAACACTGAACATTGAACAGttgcacctccccctccccccaagacaaAAGTCTATAAACCAGTTGCCTCCTTCCCACCGAGATAGGCGAAGGCAGAGCTGCCCCCGCGCTGGGAGGCGGGTAATGGCAAGGTTGGAAGCAGCCAGCTCTGGAGACAAGCAGCAGATGGAGGGGATGGGTCGCAGCCAGACACCCCATGGGCATTCAACTAAATGGATGGGTCCTGCTGATGGGGCCTCCTGACTCCGGGGTGGAGGGTGGTGTCGTCGAGAGCAGCTGCTTGCCAAGGTCCTTCTGCGGCGAGATGCCCGAGGGCCCTCTCGTCACCCTGCCTCCATCTCTTCCTCTGAGAACATGTGCCAAGTCTGCGTGCGAAGCGCTGGGATGGTGAAGGGATGATCCCAGGGATGCTGAGGCCAGTCGGGAACTGAAGGCCTCTGTGGGCCAAGGTGTCACCCCCCTCCCATCTGGCCTGGGCCTTCAGGCAGCCACTCCACAGCATCGGCGCGAGAACATCCAGAGGCAAGAGTCGGGGGTTTGGTCTGTccgtccctgccctggggcctggcccCTTCACATGATGGAGCAGCTTTTAGCCTTCTCCTTCTTGAAGGTGGAAGAGATGAGTTCGGAGCGGCTGGGCAGGTGCAGGAGTCTCTTGGAGAGGCTGCGCCCGGGGCTCTTGGGCGGCGGGGGGCTGGCCTTGCTCAGGCAGATGGTGGATGCTGTCCGGAAGATGCTGTGCACGCTCTTCTCCGACGTGAAGGCTGAGCACTCCAGGTAGTTCTCTGCTCCCAACTGCTTGGCCACAGCACAGCCCTGTAAGCCAGCCAAGGAAAGTGCCATCAGATGGAGCTGGGCACCGAGGCCTGCAGCTGCTGGCTAGGCTCACATCCCAGGTGGATTTGGGGCTCAGCTGAGTTACTGGTTCAGAGCCTCAGCCATGCTGGAACCAAAAAGCCAGCCCCTCTGGGGATGGATCAGAACAGTACCCTGGGACACCCCCAGGCTGCACTGTGGTTGTGCCAATCCCTGGCCGGGAGACAGGATGGGACTAGCTGAGCCCACTCACCTGCTCGTAGGAGATGGGCACCTGCTTCTGGTGGGACAGCTCCATCAGGGTGCTCAGGTCAGTCCGCAGATCCGTCTTGCAGCCAATCAGCAGCACGCGGGTGCTGGGGCAGTAGTCCAGGATTTCTGTCTTCCACTGTGTAGAGAAACTCGGGGTGAGTCAGGCGCCTAGAGCCGACATCACTGGGCTTAGAGCCTGCAGGGAAGTCCCCTGGGGTGACTCGGCTGCTGCCCACAGGGCTTAtcagctgccctgcccctctgggTGCCCAACACTGGAAGGGTGTGGGTCCCACAGTGCCACCCTGGCCTGGTGACAGCACAGCTCAGCCCAGTTGGGATCCTCACCCCATGGCTGGACCCTGCAGCCAACACCCTGTCAGAGCTACCTCCCTTCCCTGCTCAGGATTAGGCCTGAGCACAGGATGGGGAGCCAGGAatgactgggctggggagggtgtcCATTTTGGGTAGTGCCACCAGGTCTGAGCCTTTATACAAAAGGTCAGATCCACATTGGCAAAGGGATTTAAAgaaccattccccccccccaccctgggttTAAAACCCAGGGtcatccccccccaccctgccccagcacaaCCAGAAGTGGAAGGAGCAGGAGGACAGGCGGCACTGATGCCCAGGGGagcagcatgggcagggatgggcaCACTGCTCTTGGCCAGTGGGGCAGAAGAGGCTCCCCCCAAGTGTTTAAGCCAAGCAGAAAGTCTTGGAGAAGGAAATCAAGGGCTCACCCCTCAGGGTTAAcctctgtcccccccccacccccacagctgtaGAGCAGGTCGTGGGGGCCCAGCCCTCCCATTATAAAATATCCTACCCCTGCAATCAGAGACCCCAGGGGGTCTGGGGCCTCAGAGGCCAGCAGGGTGCAGAAACCCCAGGGGGCCAGGGATGGTGTCCAACTGCCCTGCACTGAAGGACCCTCAGACCACCCCAGTGGTGCAGCCCGGAGCCAATGAGGGGCCCATGCCTCATCTTGTAACCAGCTCTCTTCACCACTGGCTGGGAGCACAACACCCATCCCTGCCTGGGGGCTGGCTGCCCCAGGGCCCCCGTGCTCCCCCCTGCTTTACACAGGGGTCAGATctgtcatgggggagggggtcctcACCTTCTTCAGGGCGCTGTCCATGGTCTCGGGACGGCCCACATCGAAGCAGAGCAGGACGGCATCCGAGTCACTGTAGCAGAGGGGGCGCACATTGTCGTAGTACGGGGACCCTGTGGGGGGGTCACAGGTGAGTCCATGTCaccccctcaccctgccctgagccaggaggggggggaagctgctGTGATCAAGGATCCACCAGCACCCATGGCCTGTCCCATGGGGGGAGCAGGACCTTCCCAGGCAGGGGGCGCTGCCCGGTCCGCTCACACCTCCCTACCCCCCACATATGAAGCTGGGGGGGGACTGACTTCCCCACTGAATACAGCTGTGCAGCCAGGGCCCTCACAGCCcccagttctcccccaccccagcgtCCTAGGCTCCTCTGATCCACGCCTCCAGGAGCTGTTTATATAACCAGCCGCCCCCCCCAGATTGAGCAGTGTCAGGGAGCCGGGGGGCCGGCACgcaggctggtggggagggggccatGTACCCCTGGGGAGAAGGATGGCACcggtgcttcccccaccccacgggCACAGGGGAGGGAAGGCCCgggtgccctcccccacccccagaagcagCATCCAAGGGTTTTGCAGCCCAGACGCTCTGTGCTCAGAATAGCAAACAGCCCCGCTCCCTGCGCCAGCACATCGCCATAGCAACAAGGGGGATCCAAGCAAGACGGGACCCCccctgaaggggggggggagatactGCAGCAGCAAGGGAGGGGGCTGCATCCCCGCTGCAGGGGCTCCCCTGTGAGGCCTCCCAACCTCCAGAGTCAGCCaaggctcccccaccccaactcccccaCCGCCCCCGTCCCCCTTATTTAGGGGAtttgtccccccccccttcctccagaGAACAATCAGGAGCCTCCTGACCTAGGATTTCCCCCAGTaatacccctgccccccaccccccaaccacaGGGAAGCTGCAGCGATTCACTGAGGGGAGGAGCACACCCTGTCCTCAGAGCCAGGACCCCCCGTGGGCTGCGGTTTGCCTCTGCCTGGGGTCACCAGGGGCTTGGGGAGCTGGGCTACAGGGCCCCTGGGGACACTGGGCAGGGGTCTGCGTGGGACCCGGGCGGATGGGAGCAGTCTGGGGGACAGCAGTTTAGACCTACTGCTGTTTCTCCAACCGTATTTGGATTCTGTCTTTGGTGGGGGTCAGTCCGAGCTGGCACAtgatcccccgcccccccctccaccaGACAAGCCCCCAGTGCTGAGATGCCAGGGAAAGCCCATCCCCACTGTGGGGGGAGGTCGACAGGGGGCTGAgtgagctgctgcagctggcttTAGGCAGgatttccggggggggggggggggttgcacaaGGCAAAGCCAAACCCACCCCTGCAATGGTAGGGACCCCCCCCCATACTGAAAGAATTAAAGCAACCCACAGGGGGTTGCATGCCTTAAAccgaccccctcccccaagagctCCCTGTTCAATTCCTCACACGCTCCCCTGCAGTGGGCgctccccacaccctgcaccaggaaccccccccccacagaacccAACAAATCCCAGGcttgggggccagggctggatcTGCAGGGagccgccagccccagcccagctggggggctccTTACCCGAGGTGTCCCAGAGGCTCAGCTCCACGCGCTGCTCCTCCGTCTCCAGGCAGGCCGTGTAGTTCTCGAACACCGTGGGCACGTAGGTCTGCGATGGAGAGCGGGCCCCCGTCACCGCCGggcccccagagcccccagcccggcaaTGGGGGGCGCTGCCCGGGCACCCAGAGAGCCACCCTTCGCACTAGCCCAGCGGCCAGCCGGAGCCTGGCAGGCTACGCTgtgcagtgcggggaggggggagccatATTAacacccccccgccgcccccgcacCGGCCTCTCCTGCGGAGGAGCGGCCGCCAATTGCCCCATGCCCACAGGGGCCAGAAAGACCCAGCCAGGCTCCCAGCGGACCCCCAGGAAACCGGTGCCCGGGACGCTGGAGGGGCCCCGAGCACAGCTCAGGGAGGCTGGGCAGAGGCGTGCCAGGATCGCTCGCCGGCGGGCGGGGAGCGCCTATAGCGACCAGCCCCGGGCCGAGGCCCCGCGCGGACCCCCGGGGCCGCGCCCTCACCTCGGGGTAGCAGTCTTTCGCCAGCACCTGCAGCATGGCCGTTTTCCCGCACTGCACGTCCCCCACCAGGACCAGCTTACACCTGGCCACAGCCGGCTGGGGGCTCCTCCTCTCCCGCATGGCGAGCGGCGGGGCGGGCGTCCCGGCTCCGCTCCAGCGCAGGGGGCTCAGCGCCGGCCCCTGGCTCCCAGCGACGCAGCCTTGCAGCAGTGGGGACTGGGGAGGTGGGACCGGCGCTGCCTTTATATAGCATTTACCCGGCCACTCACAGGCAGAGGCGGGTCTCCCCCATCCAATCAGACAGGCGGGGCTCTTGCCCGGTAGCCAATGGCAGAGGTCCCCCCTTAGaaggacacccccaccctgcctcaccTTCCCGGGTGCGAGCCGCCTGGGGACGGGCCGGGCAGGGGCGCgcggggcagagcctggggccgCAGCTGAGCTGTTGGGGAGGGCTGTTAACTGACTTAATTGCCAGCCAATTAACGGGCCCGCAAGGGTTTCCACTTCTCCCCCCAAATCGTGATGCAGGAAAATAGTTCCGGTGAAATCAGGGAgattccctccctcccgcccccccccccccccggctggccTGGCCGCCCTCCCGGCTGGAAATTCTCGGATTGCGGGTCCCGTTGGGTGGCCGTaaggcagggtgaccagatgtcccggtattcggggctttttcttatacagaagcctattaccccccacccccccgtcctgATTTTCCACAGGTGCCGTCTGGTCACCCTGTAGTAAGGGGAGGTGACTcagcacatggggggggggggtcaacgCCCCTCAAACGCCAGGCGCTGATTCCACGGTGCTCAGCGCCCAGCACCTCACCAGATTCTGGCATCAGCCGAACAGTGTTTTGTAACCACTGCGTTTCGCTGTCCTGCAAGAGACAGGGGCAAAGTCACTCAgattcaatggctattagccaggatggtcagggacgcagTCCCATGCTGGGGGTGTCCCTACGTCTCTGTTTGTCACacgctgggactggacgacaggatgGATCTCTCAataagtgccctgttctgttcattccttctgaagcatctggtaccggccactgtcagaggacaggacagcgagctagatagaccattggtctgacccagtacggacGTTCTTGTGTCCAGCTGAAACCCTCTGGGTCTGGATGATCTATCTGCGGATGGCTCACCAACCTGAGTAGACAGATGTGTCCGTTGACAATACTGGATTCCTAAAATTGATAGTAGCCCTTTCGTGACCTCAATGCAGGCTCTTGAGGGGGAGCGGGAGGTTGACTGAGGGGCTGCAGAGGCCTAGGGTAGCAGAGAGGGAGAACATGAGAACTTGGGGGGAAAAGATGTGAAATGGGGGGCACATGGACGTAAGGGATAGATGGGGGCTGAGACAGCAGAAGCACTGAGTGGGATCACGTGCAGAGGAGTTTGGGAGGGAGCTGgtcgggggcaggaagagatggggcagtgacaggagaggggtggggagaactCTGCCTGGCCTCTCATCCACAAAGCCCATTCCCGTCTCCAGCCCAACCCTGCCATCCGGCGGTTTTGCAAGACCCAGCCCTGGCTCAGAATCACGTCACCTGCCCTTGAGAGCCAACTACCCCGGGAGGGGCGGGGCGTGGCAGCCGTAACTACAAACAACCATATGCAGAGGCC containing:
- the RND1 gene encoding rho-related GTP-binding protein Rho6, with the translated sequence MRERRSPQPAVARCKLVLVGDVQCGKTAMLQVLAKDCYPETYVPTVFENYTACLETEEQRVELSLWDTSGSPYYDNVRPLCYSDSDAVLLCFDVGRPETMDSALKKWKTEILDYCPSTRVLLIGCKTDLRTDLSTLMELSHQKQVPISYEQGCAVAKQLGAENYLECSAFTSEKSVHSIFRTASTICLSKASPPPPKSPGRSLSKRLLHLPSRSELISSTFKKEKAKSCSIM